ATTCTGCTCCCCTTTGAGCCCATCACGGCACAAGAGACCGGTTAAAGCGGCATACTCAGGATCCATGGCCCTGTGGGTTACGCGTGCGATTCACTTGGCTGATGAGGAACTTATCGGTGAAACCTTCCTCACCTTTAGATAGGTCAGTGAGAAGCGGCAGCCTCAACCCTCCACCTTCTGCTCACCTCAACAGGAATAGGGCTCCTTGTTATCCATAGTGACCGCCTACACCAGAGTCCCTCGACCCCTAACTATGGTCAATTCCTACTGTTTCCATGCAGTGTATCGCCTTGTGGACAGTTGGCAAGAAATCGGTGAATATCGGCAGCTTACGCTCGGGAGGGAGCACTCATACGAGCCCAGCAGCGACTGGGACCTAGAAGGGGAGCAGGTGGGGAAAGATCACTTACTTGGAGATCATGCGGCGAGGAGGTAGCCAGGAGAGTAGCCCTGACAGATCAAGAAATTGGCTCAGGTGATCCGTCCAGCGATCAAGTTCTCCGCGTAATCGAGCGGTGACTGAAAGTGATGTATGAATCCCGAGTGGTGGAAGCCCCTTCCTCACGCGCGCGCGATTGAGCCAGGCTCGACGAAATTGCGGCTCATCAAATACTCCATGGATGTAGGTGCCCCACACCAGACCATCCTCTCGAATCGCGCCGTCATCCGTATACGCTGTTGCCGTCGGCGAATGGCCTCCCCCCATCGGGGTACCAGCATTCTGCATGCTGAAACATGGATGTTCCTGCATGCGTACGGTATACCCCATATGGACTTGATAGCCACGAACCAGACTCCGTTCTTGCACCAGGGCCTCAGCCGCATTGGCTTCGACCTGTGTGGTGCACTTTTTCTTCCTCAGCTCTGTCTTGATATCCAAGTAGCCTAGACCAGAGCTTGACCCGCCTTGTTCGACCATGTACGGGTCAGAAATGCTTCGACCAAGCATTTGATAACCACCGCAGATCCCCACCAACTCTCGATGACGACCAACATGCTGCACAAGTGCAGGGGCATAGCCCTGCGCCAATACAAAAGATAGGTCTGCTTGTGTGGTCTTGCTTCCTGGAATGATCACGATGTCAGCTCCATCCAGTGCCGTCGGAGCAGCAACATATTGCAAGGCGACATCACCTTCAGCCGCTAGGACATTAAAGTCGGTAAAGTTGCTCATGTGGGGCAACAGAATGACGGCGATGTTGATCCGCTCTGATGAAAACTCCGTCTGTCGACACGCCTCTCGATCCAGACTGTCTTCCTGGTCTAGCATGAGATCTCGGAGAAACGGCACGACACCCAATACGGGAATCCCACTATGAGACTCCAAGAAGGTCACCCCATCGGCAAAGAGCTTTGCATCTCCTCTAAACTTATTGATGACCACACCACAGACCATGGCCCGCTCGTCCGGTTCCAATAAGTCCAACGTTCCAAGAACTTGCGCAAAGACACCCCCTCGATCAATATCAGCGACCAACAGCACGCGAGCGTTGGCCAGTCTGACGACCGGCCAATTGACCAGATCCCGCTCTCGAAGATTCATCTCTGCAGCACTTCCAGCCCCTTCGATCATGACCACCTCGTACTGGCTGGCCAGCCGACTGTAGCTGTCCTGCACGATCGACCACAGCTGCGGTCTCTGCTCATAATAGGTCGACGCTTCCTGTGCAGACCATACGGATCCCTGTACGATGACTTGCGAGCGGTTGTCGGACTCCGGCTTGAGCAAAATCGGATTCATGTCGACATGCGGGACAATTCCACAAGCCTCTGCTTGGAGCGCCTGCGCTCGACCGATCTCCCCACCCTCCGGAGTCACGAATGAATTCAGCGACATGTTCTGCGCCTTGAATGGAGCCACGCGCATGCCTGCACGATGAAGGACGCGACAGATCCCAGCCGTGATGAGGCTTTTCCCGACATCTGACCCAGTTCCAAGCACAGCAAGAGCTCGTGCCGTCATTGATGTGACTCCTGCCAGGCTTTAGCCTTTGCCAAACCATTTGTCACACAGTCGCTCACGACTCGCCCTATCAATGCCCCAATGACGGTATGTGTTCCACTATAGATATGCACAGGCCCCTGCCCGCGTAGCGAACAGGCAATCACCACCGCATCGGTCCCGGTCCCAGTGGCTGCAGCGCCGCTCTGACAACTCAGGACATGATGATCACGTAGAGCACCGCTCTTGGCCTCTGTCGCAACTTGTACGGCGCCGACCATGGCGGACTGAGAAAGGCTGCCGTTTGTGATGAGCATGAGGTTAATCGTCCCAGGTTTGGTTGATCGCTTGCCACCAGGGCCTCCAGGTGGCCATTCGCCAGCTCGAATGGCATTCGTCACACCGACCGTGGCAAAACACTCCACCCATAACCCATCCGACGCAGCTCTTGCCGTCACTACTTGAGTCATCGGAACCGCCGTCATCAACCCAACAGTCGATGCATGGATTCCCATCCGAGAGGCCAACTCCCGCAAACAGCGTCCTGGCTCCCGAAAGGGCATCGACTGTTTTCCCGCGACCAAGGGATTGGCCTCTACCTGATGATTGAGGATGTAGGAAGCCACCGTGAGCCCTCCCCCTTGTGGAGCCGATGACAGCACACGCTTTCGCCCCTCAAGCTCAATCACCAGTGTCTGCCCTATGACACGATAACGAGTATGGACCCGTGCTGGAGCCTTCTTCATCACGAACCCCGGTTAAGGAGCAAGGGAGAAAGCTCTCGAATAAGCCGGTCATTCTCGATCCTTGTTCGAACGGCGAGTCGAACGGACCGCGAGGTGGCACCGGGCACTGAAGAACAATCTCGAATCAATACCCCTCTCCCACGTAAGCGTTCAGTGATGTCCCGTGCGGTTCGACCACGAGGTAACTCGACGAGACAGTAGTTCGCATAGGAGGACATCACCGTACAGCCAGGTAACGCCGCGAGCTTCATTCGAAAGCGCTCACGCTCCTCTGTCATGTACTTCAAGCTCTTTCTTGCATGAGCCTCATCTTTCAAAGCGGCCACCGCCGCAACTTGTCCCATCGCACTCACCGACCAAGGCGGTAGCTGTCGCTGAAGTCGTCCGGCAGTTGCCGGTGCCGATACGGCATACCCCACCCGCAGTCCGGGCAACGCATAAAACTTGGTCATGCTGCGTAGGACGATCACATGCGACCGCAACTCCCCTTGCCCAAGGATAGATCGGTCAGGACAATAATCAGCAAAGGATTCGTCGATAATCAGCCACAGACCGCGTCGGTGAGCAACTTTTGCAAGTTGTACAAGACCTTCCACCGTACAGGCCTGCCCTGTTGGACTGTTGGGATTGCAGAGGATCATTGCGTCAATGGATTTTCCATCACTCCGTCCTGTTTCCAAAACCTGCCTCATACGATCGATCGGGATCGCATAGTGGTCGCGTCGATGCGCGTAGAGTGTCGTGGTAGATCCCCCTGCTCGCCTCATCGCAGCCATATATTCGGAAAATGTAGGCTGGACGACAAGGAGCCGTCGAATCTGTAATGCACGAGGCAACGCATCAATCAGCTCCGTGGAGCCATTCCCGACAACAATCTGGGCTGGATCAATCCGCCAGAGTGCGGCCAGCGCCCGGCGAAGATCCCAACAGTCCGGGTCTGGATAATGGTCTAAGAGATGCCTGGAAGCGGCAATGGCTTTCCAAACGCGAGGAGAAGGGCCCAATGGATTGATACTCGCGCTGAAATCAATAATCTCGCCTGGATCACGGCCCAGCTCTCGTGCGACACGGTAGATATTTCCACCATGCAGAGGTTTTTTCATACGAGCCATCTGACTCCCACAGCCAGGAATACAACCAGCACCGCGGCCATCGCCATTACTCTCGTCGCCGACAGGATGTCGCCTGGCTCGACAAGGCGCCCTTCTGACCCAAGGATTGGACGCTCTTGTGGAATGCCGTCATAGAAATTGATGCCACCGAGTCTCACGCCCAACACGCCGGCCATCGCCGCCTCAGGTCTACCGCTATTGGGACTGGGATGTTTCCCCCCGTCCCGTCGGAACACCCACCACCCCAGACGGACTGGTTCCAGTTGTCTAGTGATCACACCGGCGCCAAGAATCAACGCCGTCGCGGCAAGTCGAGCGGGGATCCAGTTGACCAGATCATCGAGCCGAGCTGATGCCCATCCAAAATCAGCATAACGGGGATCGCGATGACCAATCATAGAATCGAGCGTGTTGATCGCCTTATACGCCAATGCTAAGGGAGCACCACCTATTGCCAAGTACAGGAGCGGCGCAACCACACCATCTGCCGCACTTTCTGCGACGGTCTCGACAGTCGCACGAGCGACCTCCGATGGGGACAGCCCAGCCGTATCCCTCCCGACAATCATCCCCACGGCTCGTCGCGCAGCTGAGAGATTTCCGGCCTGGAGTGGACCATCCACTGCATGGGCATGGTCCCACAGGTCACGCGCAGCCAAAGTCATCGACGCCAGGATGATGGAGAGAGCAGACCCCAGCCATCCTGCAAACTGTTCGGCCTCAGCGATGAGGACCGATGCGAGCATGAATGTGACAAGGGGTAATCCTACAGCAAGACACACTCCTGCGAGGCGAAAGCTAGTCCCACTCCGACATATCTTCCGAATTTCATGCTCGAACCATGTAATACATCGCCCCATCACGCGAACAGGATGCGGCAACCAATGAGGATCGCCAACTACGGCATCCACCACCGCGGCCACAAGAAGTTCTCCACCGGTCATGGCAACCGAAGCAAGAGGGGAATGGACAGAAGAAAGAGAATCTCGATCACTTCATTTGTGGCCCCGAGGGTATCCCCGGTGACCCCGCCGAACCAGCTGCGGCACCCCCACCAACCCATCAGCACGACAAATGCCCCGCCCATCATGACGACGAGCGAGCTGACGATGCCAAAACCCACTCCCAGTCCAATGGCCACAATAAGTGTCGCCACGACAACGTGCCGCCAAGACAGATGGGTCAGAAACGGTGCGGCCAACCCGCCTTCTTTCCTGGCATAGGGAGAAAGCCACGCTGAGGTCACCATGGCCCAACGGCCAACCGCCGGCATGCAGCAGAGTGCCGGTACCCGCAACTCCTGGGGCAATGCCATCAAGCCGGCATACCGGAGCATCAACGAGAGGGAAAGCCCGGTTGCCCCGAGTGCGCCGATGCGAGGATCGCGCATGATCGACAGTCGTTCGCTCAGTGTGCCGCCTCCGGCCAGTCCATCCAAGGTATCAGCCAATCCATCCTGATGAAGTCCGCGTGTCAGCAGTACCAAGAGCACGATCAACAGTGCGTTCACGACGAGATTGTCAAAGACCTCCTGCAATACCAAATCAGCAACAACCAAACCACCGCCGATCAGCAAGCCAACGACGGGATACCACGCCATCGACGCCGCCAGCTCAGGCGCCGTCGGTTCATGATGAGCTCGGCTCAGAGGAATAGTCGTGAGAAAATGCCAGGCAAAGATGAATGGACGGGCGACAGCTCCCATAGGCGTCACAGCTTGTTTGCAACACCGGCTTCTTCGAAGGTCGCCATCTCCGTATAGACTTTGACCGCCGCACAAACGAGATCCATTCCTAAACAGGCCCCGGTCCCCTCGCCGAGTCGAAAATCGAGGTCAAACAGCGGGGTCAACCTCAGATGGCTCAGAATTGCACGATGCCCCTGTTCAACCGACCGGTGCGCGGCAATGAGATACTCGCGACACAACGACTGAATTCCCACGGCGATCAACGCCGCGGCACCAGCGATGAATCCATCCAGCACCACAGGCACCCGGGAGGCTGCTGCCCCGAGCATCAACCCAGCCAGCCCGGCAATCTCCAATCCGCCGATCTTTGCCAGTACACCGATCGGATCGGACGACTTCGGACGATGGAGATCAAGAGCCCGTTGAATCACGCGTACCTTGTGCGCACGATCGGACTCCTGAATACCTGTCCCATGTCCGGTGACCTCTTCTACTGGCCGACCCGTCATCACGGCAGTAATGGCCGCGCTGGAAGTCGTATTCCCGATGCCCATTTCCCCGGTTCCGATGAGGCCGATGCCTTCCTGTACGGCCTCTTTCGCTAACTCGATCCCCACCATAACAGCATGCTCCGCCTGTTCTCTCGTCATGGCCGGCTCACGCGAAAGATTATGCGTCCCATTCATGATTTTGCGATGAATCAACCCAGGGGCGGCCGTAAACTCGTAATCAACTCCGATATCGACCACACGAACAACAACCCCCGCATGCCGAGCGAGGACGTTGATACCGGCTCCACCCCGAAGGAAATTCAGGACCATTTGCGGTGTGACCTCACGGGGATACGCACTCACACCTTCTGCAGTGACACCATGATCCGCAGCGAAGGTGAAAACCATTCCACGGGGGATACTTGGCTTCAATTCACCGGTCATGGTGACGTAGGCGGTCGCCAACTCCTCGAGCTTGCCGAGGCTACCGAGCGGCTTGGTCAGGCGACCTAAATGAGTCTGAGCTTTGGTTTGTAGCGCTAGATCCAGCGATTGAATCTGACGACAGACATCCTGAATCGACATAACACTCCTTTCCTCACTTCAGGCGAAGCGGAAGTCCACTGACCACCAGATAGGCTTCATCCGCCCCGGCGGCAAGGCATTGATTCACTCGTCCGGAAAGATCACGAAAGGCTCGCACCGATGGTTCAGCGGGAACAAGGCCACAACCTAACTCATTGCTGACGATGATGACACTGGCGCCAGTCAGCCGCATCGCCTCAAGAAGGGGTTCAATCCGAGCAAGAATGATTGACTCCACGAGACCACTTCCGAGCAGATTACTTAACCAGAGCGTCACACAGTCGAACACAATAGTCCGATACTCTGGCCCCTGCTCGGCAAACCATGCCTCCACATCGAGAGGCTCTTCAACAGTCTGCCATTCGGCGGAACGAGTCGCCTGGTGCCGAGCAATTCGTCCTGCCATTTCCTCATCAAGCCCCTGCCCAGTCGCCACAAATGCACGTGGCCCACGAGAACCGCCTACCTGAAGGGCAAATTCGCTTTTCCCAGACGAGGCTCCGCCTAACACAAGAATAATACGGCCCTTGGGTCGACCTACAGACCGACCTTTACGTGGACTTCTTGGCGACATTGCGTTCCCATAAAAACTCAGGCTCGCCCTGTGTTTTGGCGACCCAACGAGCCAGGACAAAGAGGGTATCGCTCAGGCGATTGATAAACTTGATGATCTGCGGATCAACCGGCTCGGTCTTAGAGAGCGCCACACACAATCGTTCAGCTCGACGACAAATCGTCCTCGCCTGATGCAAAAAACTGGAAACTTTCCCGCCACCAGGGAGAATAAACTCTTTCAGTGGTTCCAAAGTCTTCTGGCATCGATCAATCGTTTTTTCGAGGCGTGTGACATCGCTCGCCATCACCTGCGGCATGTTCTTGAACGTCTGCCCCGGTGCCGTCGCAAGAATGCTCCCGACATCAAAAAGCTTGTTCTGCACCCATCTCAGCTCATCCTCCAACTGGCCGGCCTGTTTGTTGTGCCCCCTCGTTTCGCTATTGAGCACCCGGACGACTCCGATTGAAGAATTCAATTCATCGACGGTGCCGTAGGCTTCGACTCGAAGACTGTCTTTCCACACCTGTTGGCCGCCGGCGAGCCTGGTCTTTCCCGCGTCTCCCGTTCTGGTATAAACTTTCGTGATTCTCATACCCGTCCCGCTCCTCCTCATCGGCGTAATTGCCCCACCCATCGTAATGAATCAGCCGGCTCACTGGAATCCGGTCCCGCCACCCCGCCGTCTCCAAATCAGGAGCTTGTTCAAATCTCGAGACATACCCCAAGCACAAATAGGCCAGAATCGTCACCGATTTAGGAACACCAACCACTCGCTTCAACGCATTATGATCAAGAATACTGACCCAACCAACACCGATCCCTTCAGCTCTGGCCGCAAGCCAAAGATTTTGAACGGCACAACAGGTACTGTAGAGATCCGTCGCACGCACCGTAGAACGACCAAGTACATCTGCCCCTCCACGCCTCCGACTACAGGTCACACACAGGTTGATCGGAGCCTCTTCGATCCCCTCCAGTTTCAATCGTCGGTAGAGATCGCCCTTCACACCTGTATAACGGCGTGCGGCTTCCGTATTGGCTTCAACGAATAACCGCTTCACTGCGCGTTTCGTCGCCGCATTTCGTATCACCACAAAATCCCACGGCTGCATAAAGCCGACCGATCCGGCATGATGCGCCGCAGTCAACAGCCGCATCATGACTGGGTCAGAGATTGGCCTCGGCAGAAAGTTTCGACGCACATCACGACGTTCAAAAATCGCCCGATAGACGGCATCCCGCTCTGAGCGGGAGAATTTGAGAGCATTGGCGGCTCGGCGCGTCATCGATCACACTGTTGATAATGTGGTTTGATCAGACACCTGGCTTCTTCGAATCCCATCGATCCTATTTCGTTTCTTCGAGCTAACCAGAATGGACCACGCGTAGGCGGATCGCACTCGAACGTTGCTCGATAGGAACCAGCGGCTAATTGGACGTTCTACCACTCGAGAACGACATGATCGGCATGCGCACGACGACGTGGATCATGCCGGCAATCCAGATATAGAACGCTATCGACGAGAGCGATCGTGGGAAGTATTCCATGAATCGCCGTGCAAACTCGGCCACACCAGTCGGCTCAAAGCGTCCGGAGAGAAAATAAAAACTGCCGCTCGAAATCATCTCGCAGACCGCCGTGCCGACGACCACACTCATCGTTAATGGAACGAGCGTCGCAACGGTGTCGCGGTGACGTTCGGCATACCAATGGCCAGCGAACCACAGTGTGCCGTAGGCAGGGAGTAAAAAGCCATAGGCGGGGCTGACACAGAAATTGCTCACGCCGCCCCATGTCACGGCGGCAAAGTCGATCGCCGCGGCTTCCGCCAGTAATGCGGGAAAGACCCAGCGGGAACGCAAATACACGCCGGCAAGAAAGAAAATCGCCCACGAGGCGCTCGGCAGATGCTCCAGAGGTGCGAAATGATATCCCCTTGTCACGCCCATGAGCACGACCAAGACGACCCCGATGACCAGTTGTGTTCGAACTGAGCATGCACGCATGGTTGCGACCTCCTTCTTGTCGATACCGAATTATTGATATTGATCCTGCAGATGATCGAGGCGATCCCATTACATGCACTCGGTCAGCGCTTCCGCTGATCCGTCGATGATTCCTGAGGCCCTCGCTCACCCATACTGACTCTCTGTAAGCAGGCCGGACACAGACAATCCTTGAACCGCGCAGCGATCCAATCCATCTGCTGGTCCGTAATGCCGATCGCTCCGCACCAACATTGATAGCCAACACATTCGAACGATTGTCCGCAACGCTCACACGTCTTCGTGACTGGCCCTCTCAAAATTCAACCCCGGCCTGGGCCTTGATGCCTTTGCGAAAGGGGTGCTTGACCTGTTTCATCTCCGTCACCAGGTCGGCCTCTTCCAAGAGATCGGCTGGTCCTCCCCGACCTGTGATCACCACATGCTGCATCGGCGGCCGGCGGCGAAGGACCGGCAGAACGTCTTCGAGTCGGACGTAGCCGTACTGCAACGCGATATTGAACTCGTCAAGAATGACCATCGCATAGGAAGAATCGCGCAAACACTCACAGGATTTCGCCCAGGCTTGTTGCGCAAACCGAATATCCCGTTCCCGATCCTGTGTTTCCCAGGTGTAGCCTTCGCCCATCCGTAGAAATGTGACCCGATCCCTAAAAGACGTAAGCATCCGTTCTTCCGCCGTATCGATCGCGCCTTTGATGAATTGCACAACGGCTACCTTCATGCCGTGGCCGACGCATCGCAGCGCCATGCCCAAGGCGGCAGTCGTCTTCCCCTTACCAGCTCCTGTGTGGACGATCAGCAATCCCTTCTCATCCTGCGCGGCATCGATTCGCCGATCCACCGACGCCTTCAGCCGCGCCATCTTTGCTTTGTGATCATCTTGCTCCATCATGAAACCTTTGATACGCCCGGAACATTCGCGCCAGAATCAGTTCGGCCAACAGAAGCAATCAATGACGCTGCGATACTTGGCTGACTGGCAAAATGTAGATGTGTATAGAGTCCCAACGTATTATTGAGCAGCATGCCGTCAAACCCCTTTGACTCACCTTGTGCATCAGCCAAGGTACAGGCATACGCCAGCGGCCCTTTCGGAATCACCTCAGAGTAGTGGAATTCATGCCCCCGCGCAGCCAACCCGGCTGCCCCGAGCATGCACGGTCGAGTCAGCTCGATTGCCCGATATCCCAGAGTCATCCGCTTGCTCTGCATCGTTGCTTCGGCTGGAAAGAGTCCTACCATCTCAGACAGCACTCCCTCAAAACTTCTGATGCCCTGCGTGAGGTACATCATACCGCCGCATTCCGCATAAATGGTCCCACCCCGCTCAGCGAATCGGCGGATCGCCTGTTTCATCGGCCTATTGGCCGCTAACGCCGCACCATGCAACTCAGGATAGCCTCCACCGAAATACAACAGTCCAAGATCATCTGGAAGCATCTCGTCATGGATCGGAGAAAATGAGACCAATTCGCCCCCTTTGGCTTCAAGCAGTTCGAGATTGTCAGGATAGTAGAAGCAAAAGGCTGCATCCCGCGCCACACCGATCCGCACCGTCTTCGGAGCTGGGTGAGTAATAGGATCTCGTGTGAAAGGGAACGGCGCGCACGACTTCGCGAGCACTTCAAGACCCTCCAGATCAACGGTGTCCTGCACCAACCTGGCTAATCGTTGGTACGGAGCAGGAGCTTGTTCGTGACCAGGCATCACAAGACCCAAATGACGCTCGACAATCGTCACCGTGGGATCAGGACGCAGATAACCGAGCGGAATGACATCCGTCTCCTGCTCGACCGCTGCCTTGAGTAACTGGTAGTGCCCGTCGCTACTCACACGATTGAACAGCACACCGGCCACACGCAAGGCCGGATCAAAGCGTGCGTAACCTGCCACCATGGCTGCGGCAGAACGAGCCATCGCGCTGCCGTCGACAATCAGCAGAACCGGTGCCTCCAACTGCTTGGCTAATTCCGCCGTGCTGCCAATCTCGTTGACGGGCGAACTGCCATCGAACAATCCCATGACTCCTTCGATAACGGAGACATCAACATCAGTCGCAGCAGAAACAAAGATCTCACGGTTACAGTCTGCCCCAAGCATCCATCCATCGAGGTTGCGAGAAGATCGGCCGGTAGCCGCTTGATGGTGGCTTGGATCGATAAAGTCCGGTCCAACCTTAAACGGCTGCACGAGGCGGCCCCGCTCTCGTAGGGCCGCCAAAATCGCCAACGTCGCAGTGGTCTTCCCGACACCGCTGTGGGTGCCGGCAATGACCAATCGTGGATAGGGCTTCATACGACTTTAGATGGGAAGATCATAATTGATCCGCACGCCACCAAAAATCGAACGAATCGGTGTGCCGAAGAACAGCACTTCTTCATACTTCTCGTTGAACATGTTATCGAACCGCAAATAGGCCTGGACCTGCTTCGTGACGTCATAACTGGCAGACAGATTCCAGACCAAAAATGACGGAATCGCATTCGTATTTCCGGTATTGTTGAACCGCTGGCCAAAGTACCGCCCTTCCACATTTGCCCGCAAACCTTCGATCGGTTCATAACTCAGGATGGCGGACCATTGATTGAGCGGCCATTTGGGGACGCGGGTGGTTTGGCCATTCTGAAAGTTTTCCGTGTCCGTGTACGTATAGTGAACCAGAAGATCTAAGCTCTTGGCCCAAGGCTCGTCACGATACAACCTCAATTTGACACTCGCCTCAAACCCTCTTGCCGTCGCCAACCCAACGTTGACCGCACAGAAATTCGTACCGAACGATCCGACTCCGCAGGCCACAGGATCTTGAGCCGCAAGAATGAGGTTGCGATACCGTGTCCAGAAATATCCCACACTGACGGTTCCTCGATTATTAGGCAATGTTTGCTCGATAGCGGCATCAAGCGACTGACTTTTCTCCGGTTGGAGATTCGGATTGCCGAAATTCGGAAAAAACAATTGATTGATCGTCGGCGCGCGAAATCCGGTGGCATAACTGCCGCGGATTTTGGTTCCTGTTTCCTTGAGTAAATACCCGCCCGTCACGCGATAGGTTGTGGCGCCGCCGAACACGTTGTACTCGTCCTGCCGAATTCCCGCCGTGCCAAATACGCGATCCCAGAGGTTCAACTGCGCCTCCCCAAATCCTGCATGGCTGCTGACACCTTTATCCTCAAACGTCGACGTGTTTGTGAGCAGGTTGCGATTATCGCCTTTTTGCTCACGAAACTGATAGCCAGCCGTCAGTAATAAGGGCTTGCCGACTTGAACATTGTGCTGCCACTCAATCCGGTTGCTCGTGGTCTCAATTTGAGACTTAAACGGGAAGCCGATCGCCCCCGTTGCTCCGGTCACGACGTTTCGGGCGACCGTTCCACCATCACTCATCAGGTTGTCGGTCGCCCGTGACAAGGTCAGGCGTTGCGACCACCATGAAGTGATCGGTTGCGAATAGTTTCCTGAAAAGACGTATTGGGTGGCTCTTGATTTTGCCCCCAAAGCATCCGCCGGATCGGACGCAAAGGTGACTGAATTAAACGCAAACCCATCGAAGTTCACAATCGACTTCATCCACCGAAAGCTGAATTCCAGCCTTCCATCTCTGGGAAGATCGGCGCCGAGCCGAAGCGATCCTTGCCAGTTGTGATACCCATCGCGCTCA
This portion of the Candidatus Nitrospira nitrosa genome encodes:
- a CDS encoding cobyric acid synthase, with translation MTARALAVLGTGSDVGKSLITAGICRVLHRAGMRVAPFKAQNMSLNSFVTPEGGEIGRAQALQAEACGIVPHVDMNPILLKPESDNRSQVIVQGSVWSAQEASTYYEQRPQLWSIVQDSYSRLASQYEVVMIEGAGSAAEMNLRERDLVNWPVVRLANARVLLVADIDRGGVFAQVLGTLDLLEPDERAMVCGVVINKFRGDAKLFADGVTFLESHSGIPVLGVVPFLRDLMLDQEDSLDREACRQTEFSSERINIAVILLPHMSNFTDFNVLAAEGDVALQYVAAPTALDGADIVIIPGSKTTQADLSFVLAQGYAPALVQHVGRHRELVGICGGYQMLGRSISDPYMVEQGGSSSGLGYLDIKTELRKKKCTTQVEANAAEALVQERSLVRGYQVHMGYTVRMQEHPCFSMQNAGTPMGGGHSPTATAYTDDGAIREDGLVWGTYIHGVFDEPQFRRAWLNRARVRKGLPPLGIHTSLSVTARLRGELDRWTDHLSQFLDLSGLLSWLPPRRMISK
- a CDS encoding adenosylcobinamide amidohydrolase, whose amino-acid sequence is MKKAPARVHTRYRVIGQTLVIELEGRKRVLSSAPQGGGLTVASYILNHQVEANPLVAGKQSMPFREPGRCLRELASRMGIHASTVGLMTAVPMTQVVTARAASDGLWVECFATVGVTNAIRAGEWPPGGPGGKRSTKPGTINLMLITNGSLSQSAMVGAVQVATEAKSGALRDHHVLSCQSGAAATGTGTDAVVIACSLRGQGPVHIYSGTHTVIGALIGRVVSDCVTNGLAKAKAWQESHQ
- the cobD gene encoding threonine-phosphate decarboxylase CobD, translating into MKKPLHGGNIYRVARELGRDPGEIIDFSASINPLGPSPRVWKAIAASRHLLDHYPDPDCWDLRRALAALWRIDPAQIVVGNGSTELIDALPRALQIRRLLVVQPTFSEYMAAMRRAGGSTTTLYAHRRDHYAIPIDRMRQVLETGRSDGKSIDAMILCNPNSPTGQACTVEGLVQLAKVAHRRGLWLIIDESFADYCPDRSILGQGELRSHVIVLRSMTKFYALPGLRVGYAVSAPATAGRLQRQLPPWSVSAMGQVAAVAALKDEAHARKSLKYMTEERERFRMKLAALPGCTVMSSYANYCLVELPRGRTARDITERLRGRGVLIRDCSSVPGATSRSVRLAVRTRIENDRLIRELSPLLLNRGS
- the cbiB gene encoding adenosylcobinamide-phosphate synthase CbiB, whose protein sequence is MAAVVDAVVGDPHWLPHPVRVMGRCITWFEHEIRKICRSGTSFRLAGVCLAVGLPLVTFMLASVLIAEAEQFAGWLGSALSIILASMTLAARDLWDHAHAVDGPLQAGNLSAARRAVGMIVGRDTAGLSPSEVARATVETVAESAADGVVAPLLYLAIGGAPLALAYKAINTLDSMIGHRDPRYADFGWASARLDDLVNWIPARLAATALILGAGVITRQLEPVRLGWWVFRRDGGKHPSPNSGRPEAAMAGVLGVRLGGINFYDGIPQERPILGSEGRLVEPGDILSATRVMAMAAVLVVFLAVGVRWLV
- the cobS gene encoding adenosylcobinamide-GDP ribazoletransferase, with protein sequence MGAVARPFIFAWHFLTTIPLSRAHHEPTAPELAASMAWYPVVGLLIGGGLVVADLVLQEVFDNLVVNALLIVLLVLLTRGLHQDGLADTLDGLAGGGTLSERLSIMRDPRIGALGATGLSLSLMLRYAGLMALPQELRVPALCCMPAVGRWAMVTSAWLSPYARKEGGLAAPFLTHLSWRHVVVATLIVAIGLGVGFGIVSSLVVMMGGAFVVLMGWWGCRSWFGGVTGDTLGATNEVIEILFLLSIPLLLRLP
- the cobT gene encoding nicotinate-nucleotide--dimethylbenzimidazole phosphoribosyltransferase, which produces MSIQDVCRQIQSLDLALQTKAQTHLGRLTKPLGSLGKLEELATAYVTMTGELKPSIPRGMVFTFAADHGVTAEGVSAYPREVTPQMVLNFLRGGAGINVLARHAGVVVRVVDIGVDYEFTAAPGLIHRKIMNGTHNLSREPAMTREQAEHAVMVGIELAKEAVQEGIGLIGTGEMGIGNTTSSAAITAVMTGRPVEEVTGHGTGIQESDRAHKVRVIQRALDLHRPKSSDPIGVLAKIGGLEIAGLAGLMLGAAASRVPVVLDGFIAGAAALIAVGIQSLCREYLIAAHRSVEQGHRAILSHLRLTPLFDLDFRLGEGTGACLGMDLVCAAVKVYTEMATFEEAGVANKL
- a CDS encoding bifunctional adenosylcobinamide kinase/adenosylcobinamide-phosphate guanylyltransferase, producing the protein MSPRSPRKGRSVGRPKGRIILVLGGASSGKSEFALQVGGSRGPRAFVATGQGLDEEMAGRIARHQATRSAEWQTVEEPLDVEAWFAEQGPEYRTIVFDCVTLWLSNLLGSGLVESIILARIEPLLEAMRLTGASVIIVSNELGCGLVPAEPSVRAFRDLSGRVNQCLAAGADEAYLVVSGLPLRLK
- a CDS encoding cob(I)yrinic acid a,c-diamide adenosyltransferase, producing the protein MWKDSLRVEAYGTVDELNSSIGVVRVLNSETRGHNKQAGQLEDELRWVQNKLFDVGSILATAPGQTFKNMPQVMASDVTRLEKTIDRCQKTLEPLKEFILPGGGKVSSFLHQARTICRRAERLCVALSKTEPVDPQIIKFINRLSDTLFVLARWVAKTQGEPEFLWERNVAKKST